In the genome of Trueperaceae bacterium, one region contains:
- a CDS encoding nucleotidyltransferase family protein — MGLTARVDGRASAEAAAASGWASAPAAERLRVARALVPVVLGWLREGDPAALYGALAEMPPDWHPALRRLLTTQGLAPLVADVAAAGSGPSVERAAASETAGWLATQLEQNRARMGAFAEDLGAILAGAAAAGVPVMPLKGGLLAFTRYREPGLRPMADLDLLVHAADEPGLHEVLARLGYAPVDAAVARHRTFGRPGERVVALDGTHPGNPRTVEVHTRLQKTVWLDRGGVDLAPSLWSHAREDEVLGQPAVVPSDAALLDDLASHATLHLVRGGGMLLHWLDVARVAAGVGSIDEALSAWTYPALALAARAFPGRDLSAKVEALEPRVGSALARLAARAPLDDRSGLNLAGVDINALPWLASHWLRWRPNPWLAGVAYPHLPAPVAYAAYLAGVGVRAARKAVQHALRRGG, encoded by the coding sequence TTGGGACTGACGGCCCGGGTCGACGGGCGCGCCTCCGCCGAAGCGGCGGCCGCGTCCGGCTGGGCGAGTGCTCCCGCCGCGGAGCGGCTGCGGGTCGCGCGGGCGCTGGTGCCCGTCGTGCTCGGCTGGCTGCGGGAGGGGGACCCCGCCGCGCTCTACGGCGCCCTGGCGGAGATGCCGCCGGACTGGCACCCCGCGCTGCGACGCCTGCTCACCACGCAGGGCCTGGCACCCTTGGTCGCCGACGTGGCAGCAGCGGGTAGTGGCCCGAGCGTCGAGCGCGCCGCCGCGTCCGAGACCGCCGGTTGGCTCGCGACGCAGCTCGAGCAGAACCGCGCCCGCATGGGGGCGTTCGCCGAGGACCTCGGCGCCATCCTGGCGGGCGCCGCCGCCGCCGGCGTGCCGGTCATGCCCCTCAAGGGCGGGCTCCTGGCCTTCACCCGCTACCGCGAGCCCGGCCTGCGCCCGATGGCGGACCTCGACCTGCTCGTCCACGCCGCCGACGAGCCGGGCCTCCACGAAGTCCTCGCGCGCCTCGGCTACGCGCCCGTCGACGCGGCCGTGGCGAGGCACCGCACCTTCGGCCGGCCGGGCGAGAGGGTCGTCGCGCTCGACGGCACTCACCCGGGCAACCCGCGGACGGTGGAGGTCCACACCCGGCTGCAGAAGACGGTGTGGCTGGACCGCGGCGGCGTGGACCTGGCGCCCTCGCTCTGGTCCCATGCTCGCGAGGACGAGGTCCTGGGCCAGCCTGCCGTCGTCCCGTCCGACGCCGCGCTCCTCGACGACCTGGCCTCGCACGCGACCCTGCACCTGGTGCGCGGCGGCGGGATGCTCCTACATTGGCTCGACGTCGCCCGGGTCGCGGCGGGTGTCGGGAGTATCGACGAGGCGCTCTCGGCCTGGACCTACCCCGCCTTGGCGTTGGCCGCCCGCGCGTTCCCCGGCCGCGACCTCTCTGCCAAGGTGGAGGCGCTCGAGCCGCGCGTGGGGAGCGCCCTCGCCCGCCTCGCAGCGCGGGCGCCGTTGGACGACCGGTCGGGCCTCAACCTGGCCGGCGTCGACATCAACGCGCTGCCGTGGCTGGCGTCGCACTGGCTGCGGTGGCGGCCGAACCCCTGGCTGGCTGGCGTGGCGTACCCCCACCTGCCGGCGCCGGTCGCCTACGCCGCCTACCTCGCGGGGGTCGGGGTCAGGGCGGCGCGCAAGGCGGTGCAGCACGCGCTGCGACGCGGCGGGTGA
- a CDS encoding glycosyltransferase family 4 protein: protein MEAPRVALLNLAHDPGVREPESTLQAFPVLTEFASGLSRAGAAVIVVQRHASRAELARDGVSYVFVGGAGRGRPRSVDACLPVLRRVAGLRPDVVHVHGLVFPLPVRALRRLLPEAALVVQHHGEGPWLGWRGALQRWGLAAADGFMFTARGLAEPWRARGVVGPAQPVFEVMEGSTGLVPVPRDQARGRVPLPGRPALLWVGRLHPVKDPLTLLEGLELLLHDCPEAHLTMVFGEADQLGEVEARLRASRRLRDATTLVGRVPHGELAWYYASADYYVAASRREGSGFALAEALGSGLVPIVTDIPSFAWMTDGGRLGGLWRPGDAADFARVARAVLARPREELSRAAVEQYRRRLSTEAIGRDALAVYRSVLERRGSRGR from the coding sequence GTGGAGGCGCCTCGGGTCGCCCTGCTGAACCTCGCGCACGACCCGGGCGTGCGCGAGCCGGAGAGCACGCTGCAGGCGTTCCCGGTCCTGACCGAGTTCGCCTCGGGCCTGAGCCGGGCGGGGGCAGCGGTGATCGTCGTCCAACGGCACGCCAGCCGCGCCGAGCTGGCGAGAGACGGCGTGAGCTACGTGTTCGTGGGCGGAGCCGGGCGCGGGCGGCCTCGTTCCGTCGACGCCTGCCTGCCCGTCCTGCGGCGCGTCGCCGGGCTGCGTCCCGACGTCGTGCACGTGCACGGCCTGGTGTTCCCGCTGCCGGTGCGCGCGCTGAGGCGCCTGCTGCCGGAGGCCGCCCTGGTCGTGCAGCACCACGGCGAGGGTCCGTGGCTGGGATGGCGTGGGGCGCTGCAGCGCTGGGGTCTCGCCGCCGCGGACGGGTTCATGTTCACGGCGCGCGGGCTGGCCGAGCCGTGGCGAGCGCGCGGCGTGGTCGGCCCGGCCCAGCCGGTGTTCGAGGTCATGGAGGGGTCCACGGGCCTCGTGCCGGTGCCGCGCGACCAGGCGAGGGGCCGCGTGCCGCTGCCCGGCCGGCCGGCTCTCCTCTGGGTGGGGCGCCTGCATCCGGTCAAGGACCCGCTGACGCTCCTCGAGGGCCTCGAGCTCCTGCTCCACGACTGCCCCGAGGCGCACCTGACGATGGTCTTCGGGGAGGCCGATCAGCTCGGCGAGGTCGAGGCCCGCCTGCGCGCGAGCCGCCGCCTGCGCGACGCGACCACGTTGGTGGGGAGGGTGCCGCACGGCGAGCTGGCCTGGTACTACGCCAGCGCCGACTACTACGTCGCGGCCAGTCGCCGGGAGGGCTCGGGCTTCGCGCTGGCCGAGGCGCTCGGGTCGGGGCTCGTCCCCATCGTCACGGACATCCCGTCGTTCGCGTGGATGACGGACGGCGGACGCCTCGGAGGCCTGTGGCGCCCCGGCGACGCGGCCGACTTCGCGCGCGTGGCCCGCGCCGTGCTCGCCAGACCCCGCGAGGAGCTCTCGCGCGCCGCCGTCGAGCAGTACCGGCGCCGCCTCTCGACCGAGGCGATCGGGCGCGATGCGCTCGCGGTCTACAGGTCGGTGCTGGAGCGTCGCGGGAGCAGGGGTCGGTGA
- a CDS encoding glycosyltransferase family 4 protein: MTARPPEGPDRLRVALVVPGGVDESGERRVIPVLLAFIERLSRRHEVRVYALGQYEEPREYGLLGARVVNLGRPRSLRALPGRTLLWHYLALGRALGRWRPDVAHAFWGTDTGWLATAVAGRLGAPSVVSLAGGELVGLPEIGYGAQLSRRTRFLVAGALRRATVVTCASGPMLEAVKAHGRVAHRVTLGVPLPDASRAAPTRGAIRTAPGAPLPHAPEVSRPTEGASRHAPPRLLFVGTLNRVKDPFTLLAAMRLIVDDEPTARLDVVGEDILGGAVQRRAAELGLGANVTFHGFLTQAELAPLYRDADLLLVTSRHEAGQVVSLEAAGWGVPSVGSHVGHMVDGAGVWAETVPPGDAPALAAAVLSLLRDPERRARLGRAAREWARTNDADATAARFEELYAELVGAHRRGTGGTGRRGW, encoded by the coding sequence GTGACGGCGCGTCCGCCGGAGGGCCCCGACCGCCTCCGCGTGGCACTGGTGGTGCCGGGCGGCGTCGACGAGAGCGGGGAGCGCCGCGTGATCCCGGTCCTCCTCGCGTTCATCGAGCGCCTGTCGCGGCGGCACGAGGTGCGGGTGTACGCCCTGGGCCAGTACGAGGAGCCTCGCGAGTACGGCCTGCTGGGCGCACGGGTCGTCAACCTCGGGCGACCGCGGAGCCTGCGGGCGCTGCCGGGTCGTACCCTGCTCTGGCACTACCTGGCGCTAGGGCGGGCGCTCGGGCGTTGGCGGCCCGACGTCGCCCACGCGTTCTGGGGCACCGACACCGGGTGGCTCGCGACCGCCGTGGCCGGCCGGCTCGGCGCCCCCTCGGTCGTGAGCCTCGCCGGCGGCGAGCTCGTGGGGCTGCCGGAGATCGGCTACGGCGCCCAGCTCTCGCGCCGCACGCGCTTCCTCGTGGCCGGCGCGCTGCGGCGCGCCACCGTGGTCACGTGCGCGAGCGGGCCGATGCTGGAGGCGGTGAAGGCTCATGGCCGCGTCGCGCACCGCGTGACGCTCGGGGTGCCGCTGCCGGACGCCAGCCGGGCCGCGCCGACACGAGGAGCGATCCGCACGGCGCCTGGGGCGCCGTTGCCCCACGCTCCCGAGGTCAGTCGGCCGACGGAGGGAGCGTCCCGCCACGCGCCGCCGCGCCTCCTGTTCGTCGGGACCCTGAACCGGGTCAAGGACCCGTTCACGCTGCTCGCGGCCATGCGGCTGATCGTCGACGACGAGCCGACGGCCCGCCTCGACGTCGTCGGCGAGGACATCCTGGGCGGCGCCGTGCAGCGCCGGGCGGCGGAGCTGGGCCTCGGCGCCAACGTGACCTTCCACGGCTTCCTGACGCAGGCGGAGCTGGCGCCCCTCTACCGGGACGCCGACCTGCTGCTCGTCACGTCGCGCCACGAGGCCGGTCAGGTGGTCTCGCTGGAGGCGGCGGGCTGGGGCGTGCCGAGCGTCGGCTCGCACGTCGGCCACATGGTGGACGGCGCCGGCGTCTGGGCCGAGACCGTCCCGCCGGGCGACGCGCCGGCCCTGGCCGCTGCCGTCCTGTCCCTGCTCCGCGACCCGGAGCGCCGCGCGAGGCTGGGCCGGGCCGCTCGCGAGTGGGCGCGGACGAACGACGCTGACGCCACGGCCGCGCGCTTCGAGGAGCTTTACGCGGAGCTGGTCGGCGCGCATCGCCGCGGAACCGGAGGAACGGGACGCAGGGGCTGGTGA
- a CDS encoding MMPL family transporter — translation MSATRTVPGTAAAERPRWPRILVPGLVIAAWLAVAGVGGPYFGRVDEVSSNDPTAYLPDSAEATTVQRRLGGFVGTGSVPAVVVFASDAPLTPDDLAAIGDRLTAAASLEGVAGGTSPAIPSEDGLAAQAFVPIVADDELAAHVASLSGELSSGLPPGVSVHVTGPAGFSAALVEAFGGIDGLLLVVALVAVAGILLLVYRSVFLPLAVLSASLFALCAALLAVWWLARAGVLLLSGQTQGILFILVIGAATDYSLLLVARYREELRHAAEPLTAIRRAVRGSVEPILASGGTVIAGLLCLLLSDLRSNSSLGPVTAIGILLAMLSALTFLPAVLYALGRAAFWPRRPAYRPELGSAVEPAGWWARLASGIARRPRSVWLVTAAALALATVGVTQLRASGVPQSELVLGGSEALTGQRLLAQHFPGGSGSPVYVLAPAEEMQAAADVMLDAPGIARVAVTSAGSFSGTVAVGEDGLAAGRPGAPPAEPTVVDGYVLLQGTLEDAPDSGDALATVSRLRADLASALQGDASVGGATATAIDTVRASIRDRTLIIPVVLAVITLILMVLLRSVLAPVLLILTTVLSFGATMGVAALVFDGLLGFPGADPAVPLYGFVFLVALGIDYNIFLMTRVREEALRLGTRRGVLRGLAVTGGVITSAGLVLAATFAALAVIPILFLAQLAFIVAFGVLLDTFVVRSLLVPALALDVGRAIWWPSRLARMEE, via the coding sequence GTGAGCGCTACGAGAACGGTTCCCGGCACCGCTGCGGCGGAGCGGCCGCGTTGGCCAAGGATCCTCGTGCCCGGCCTGGTCATCGCGGCCTGGCTCGCCGTCGCCGGCGTCGGCGGGCCGTACTTCGGGCGGGTGGACGAGGTGTCGAGCAACGACCCCACCGCCTACCTGCCCGACTCGGCCGAGGCCACGACGGTCCAGAGGCGTCTCGGGGGGTTCGTCGGGACGGGCTCGGTGCCCGCCGTCGTCGTGTTCGCCTCCGACGCTCCCCTGACGCCCGACGACCTGGCCGCCATCGGCGACCGCCTGACCGCCGCGGCGTCGCTCGAGGGGGTGGCGGGCGGCACCTCGCCGGCGATCCCCTCGGAGGACGGGCTGGCGGCGCAGGCGTTCGTCCCCATCGTCGCCGACGACGAGCTGGCCGCCCACGTGGCGAGCCTCAGCGGCGAGCTCTCCAGCGGCCTGCCGCCCGGCGTGAGCGTCCACGTGACGGGACCCGCCGGCTTCAGCGCCGCGCTCGTCGAGGCCTTCGGCGGCATCGACGGCCTGCTGCTCGTCGTGGCCCTGGTGGCGGTGGCGGGCATCTTGCTGCTCGTCTACCGCTCCGTCTTCCTGCCGCTGGCGGTGCTGTCCGCCAGCCTCTTCGCGCTGTGCGCCGCGCTGCTAGCGGTGTGGTGGCTGGCGCGGGCCGGTGTCCTGCTCCTCAGCGGCCAGACGCAGGGGATACTCTTCATCCTCGTCATCGGCGCCGCGACCGACTACTCGCTGCTGCTGGTGGCGCGCTACAGGGAGGAGCTCCGCCACGCCGCAGAGCCCCTGACGGCGATCCGGCGCGCGGTGCGGGGCTCCGTGGAGCCGATCCTCGCGTCGGGAGGCACGGTCATCGCCGGCCTCCTCTGCCTGCTGCTCAGCGACCTGCGCTCGAACTCGTCACTGGGGCCGGTGACGGCCATCGGCATCCTGCTCGCGATGCTCTCGGCCCTCACGTTCCTCCCCGCGGTCCTCTACGCGCTGGGTCGAGCGGCGTTCTGGCCGCGCCGCCCGGCGTACCGGCCGGAGCTGGGGAGTGCCGTTGAGCCGGCGGGCTGGTGGGCTCGCCTGGCGTCAGGCATCGCGCGGCGGCCGCGCTCGGTGTGGCTGGTCACCGCCGCCGCGCTGGCGCTCGCCACGGTGGGCGTCACCCAGCTACGGGCGAGCGGCGTGCCGCAGTCCGAGCTGGTCCTCGGCGGCTCGGAGGCGCTCACCGGCCAGCGCCTGCTGGCACAGCACTTCCCCGGCGGCTCGGGCAGCCCCGTCTACGTGCTGGCGCCGGCCGAGGAGATGCAGGCCGCCGCCGACGTGATGCTCGACGCGCCCGGGATCGCGCGCGTGGCGGTGACGTCCGCGGGCTCCTTCAGCGGCACGGTGGCCGTCGGCGAGGACGGGCTGGCCGCCGGACGCCCCGGCGCCCCGCCGGCCGAGCCGACCGTGGTGGACGGGTACGTACTGCTCCAGGGCACGCTGGAGGACGCGCCCGACTCCGGTGACGCGCTGGCCACCGTCAGCCGGCTGCGGGCGGACCTGGCCTCGGCGCTCCAGGGCGACGCGTCCGTCGGGGGCGCCACGGCCACGGCCATCGACACGGTCCGGGCTTCCATACGCGACCGCACGCTGATCATCCCGGTCGTCCTCGCCGTGATCACGCTGATCCTCATGGTCCTACTGCGGTCGGTGCTGGCGCCCGTGCTGCTGATCCTCACGACCGTGCTGTCCTTCGGCGCGACGATGGGCGTGGCCGCGCTCGTCTTCGACGGCCTGCTCGGCTTCCCCGGCGCCGACCCGGCGGTGCCTCTCTACGGCTTCGTGTTCCTCGTGGCCCTGGGCATCGACTACAACATCTTCCTCATGACGCGGGTGCGCGAGGAGGCGCTGCGGCTGGGCACGCGGCGGGGCGTCCTGCGCGGCCTCGCCGTCACCGGCGGCGTGATCACCTCGGCAGGCCTGGTGCTGGCCGCCACCTTCGCCGCCCTGGCCGTGATCCCCATCCTCTTCCTCGCGCAGCTGGCGTTCATCGTCGCCTTCGGCGTCCTGCTCGACACCTTCGTCGTGCGCTCCCTGCTCGTGCCGGCGCTGGCGCTGGACGTGGGCCGGGCCATCTGGTGGCCCTCGCGGCTGGCGCGCATGGAGGAGTGA
- a CDS encoding ABC transporter substrate-binding protein, whose amino-acid sequence MGQRSTLLRKVLTVLLVLGGASTGALAQQTLSFTLDTTENRAPEAQAIAAMLAEIGVDAQVRVWQSAVLVEEMQAGNRSASTGDWGSAYFDPFDLGIPKFGTQARGNRSFYSNPDVDEAFRIASTTLDDEARRQAYFDAQRMIFEDAPWIFGYVLENIEAASDAVQGWQPAADNSESMHEVSVQGSDTLVVGMRTDNLLTFDPAMYRSRDTEAVLRNIFDSLVGATPEGQVVPMLAREWRAVDDTTFEFDLVEGVTFSNGEPLTAEDVVFTFERIITEGGVDGQTSPRAGLLGPIDSVEAVDDHTVRFHYRETFPQGLLEQALVHFQIVPKDYMEEVGVAGFTQQPIGSGPFVYVGGSLDSQVTLQRNESYWQGPPPLQTLVFRMMPEPSTRVAALLSGEVQIIQEVPGDLVDRIDSAPGVSVHTAPGTRAYFIELNVSKPPFDDVRVRQALNYAIDWENILENIYRGRGQRLSTGFLPSGFGYDPDLQPYPYDPDRARELLREAGYAVR is encoded by the coding sequence ATGGGTCAGCGCTCGACGCTGCTCCGCAAGGTACTCACGGTTCTGCTCGTGCTCGGTGGGGCCTCCACCGGCGCCCTGGCGCAGCAGACGCTCTCGTTCACGCTCGACACGACGGAGAACCGTGCCCCAGAGGCCCAGGCCATCGCGGCCATGCTCGCCGAGATCGGGGTGGACGCCCAGGTGCGGGTCTGGCAGTCGGCCGTGCTCGTGGAGGAGATGCAGGCCGGCAACCGCTCGGCCTCGACGGGTGACTGGGGCTCGGCCTACTTCGACCCCTTCGACCTCGGGATCCCCAAGTTCGGCACCCAGGCGAGGGGCAACCGCTCCTTCTACTCGAACCCCGACGTCGACGAGGCCTTCCGCATCGCCTCCACCACCCTCGACGACGAGGCCCGCCGGCAGGCGTACTTCGACGCCCAGCGCATGATCTTCGAGGACGCCCCGTGGATCTTCGGGTACGTCCTGGAGAACATCGAGGCCGCCAGCGACGCGGTGCAGGGCTGGCAGCCCGCCGCCGACAACAGCGAGAGCATGCACGAGGTCTCCGTACAGGGCTCGGACACACTGGTCGTGGGCATGCGCACCGACAACCTGCTCACGTTCGACCCCGCCATGTACCGCAGCCGCGACACCGAGGCCGTGCTGCGCAACATCTTCGACTCCCTCGTGGGCGCCACGCCCGAGGGCCAGGTCGTGCCCATGCTCGCCCGTGAGTGGCGCGCCGTGGACGACACGACCTTCGAGTTCGACCTCGTCGAGGGCGTCACGTTCTCGAACGGCGAGCCCCTCACCGCCGAGGACGTCGTGTTCACCTTCGAGCGCATCATCACCGAGGGCGGCGTGGACGGTCAGACGAGCCCGCGCGCCGGCCTGCTCGGCCCCATCGACAGCGTCGAGGCCGTCGACGACCACACGGTCCGGTTCCACTACCGGGAGACCTTCCCGCAAGGGCTGCTCGAGCAGGCCCTGGTCCACTTCCAGATCGTCCCCAAGGACTACATGGAAGAGGTTGGCGTCGCCGGCTTCACGCAGCAGCCCATAGGGAGCGGGCCGTTCGTGTACGTGGGCGGCAGCCTCGATTCCCAGGTGACGCTGCAGCGGAACGAGAGCTACTGGCAGGGCCCGCCGCCGCTCCAGACGCTCGTCTTCCGCATGATGCCGGAGCCCTCCACGCGCGTGGCCGCGCTCCTCTCCGGCGAGGTCCAGATCATCCAGGAGGTGCCGGGCGACCTCGTCGACCGCATCGACTCGGCGCCTGGCGTGTCGGTCCACACCGCCCCCGGCACGCGCGCATACTTCATCGAGCTGAACGTCTCCAAGCCGCCCTTCGACGACGTCCGCGTGCGGCAGGCCCTCAACTACGCCATCGACTGGGAGAACATCCTCGAGAACATCTACCGCGGCCGCGGCCAGAGGCTCTCGACGGGCTTCCTGCCCTCCGGCTTCGGCTACGACCCGGACCTCCAGCCGTACCCGTACGACCCGGACCGCGCCCGCGAGCTCCTCAGGGAGGCCGGTTACGCCGTCCGCTGA
- a CDS encoding ABC transporter permease translates to MTKVIKRLAAAIPVALGVAIVAFLFLRFLPGDPVEIMLGDTNVGQQQIDALRREMNLDRPLLEQLGLFLGGVVRGDLGYSIVKNQPVARLIIETLPATIELTAFTILFALVIALPVGIVSALRAGSPLDRLVLGSTLVGVSMPAFWFGLLLILLFSVELGVLPTSGRIAAATFVPERTGFMLVDTLLAGDLRAFGDALRHLVLPAVTLGVVFSVVLARVVRSSMVEVMGRDYVTTARSKGLRERTVVIKHALRNALIPALTVTGLQIGELLGGNMIVETIFSWPGLGRLVVSSIFARDYVVVQAAVMLYALTYVGVNLVVDVLYTYLNPRIAL, encoded by the coding sequence TTGACCAAGGTCATCAAGCGCCTGGCCGCCGCGATCCCGGTGGCACTCGGGGTGGCGATCGTCGCCTTCCTGTTCCTGCGCTTCCTGCCCGGCGACCCCGTCGAGATCATGCTCGGCGACACGAACGTCGGCCAGCAGCAGATCGACGCCCTGCGCCGCGAGATGAACCTCGACAGGCCGCTGCTCGAGCAGCTCGGCCTGTTCCTCGGCGGGGTGGTGAGGGGCGACCTCGGCTACAGCATCGTCAAGAACCAGCCCGTGGCACGGCTGATCATCGAGACGCTGCCCGCCACTATCGAACTGACGGCCTTCACCATCCTCTTCGCCCTCGTCATCGCGCTGCCCGTAGGCATCGTCAGCGCGCTGCGGGCCGGCTCGCCGCTGGACCGGCTGGTGCTGGGCAGCACCCTCGTGGGCGTGAGCATGCCCGCCTTCTGGTTCGGGCTGCTGCTGATCCTGCTCTTCTCCGTCGAGCTGGGCGTGCTGCCCACGTCCGGCCGCATCGCCGCCGCCACGTTCGTGCCGGAGCGAACGGGCTTCATGCTCGTCGACACCCTCCTGGCCGGCGATTTGCGCGCCTTCGGCGACGCGCTCAGACACCTCGTGCTGCCCGCGGTCACCCTGGGCGTCGTGTTCTCGGTCGTCCTCGCGCGCGTGGTGCGCAGCTCGATGGTCGAGGTCATGGGCCGCGACTACGTCACGACCGCGCGGTCGAAGGGCCTGCGCGAGCGCACCGTCGTCATCAAGCACGCCCTGCGCAACGCGCTCATCCCCGCACTCACCGTCACCGGCCTCCAGATCGGCGAGCTGCTGGGCGGGAACATGATCGTCGAGACGATCTTCTCCTGGCCCGGCCTGGGCCGGCTCGTCGTGAGCTCGATCTTCGCGCGCGACTACGTGGTCGTGCAGGCGGCCGTGATGCTCTACGCCCTCACCTACGTGGGCGTGAACCTCGTCGTGGACGTGCTCTACACCTACCTGAACCCGAGGATCGCCCTGTGA